One genomic region from Bufo bufo chromosome 3, aBufBuf1.1, whole genome shotgun sequence encodes:
- the LOC120996194 gene encoding keratin, type II cytoskeletal 5-like isoform X6 → MSRQTTFTKTSSAASAAPSRPNRSGFSSFSVSRSGGGGRVSSGGFGSRSLSGLGVNKRISLGSQSRHGYGSGFGAGSGAGFGISYGYGAGQGYGAGQGFAAGQGFGGGPGFPVCPPGGIQEVTINQSLLTPLNLQVDPNVQRVRTEEREQMKTLNNKFASFIDKVRFLEQQNKVLETKWNLLQEQGVKTVRSNIEPMFEAYCNQLRRHLDSLTAEKSRLEADFRHNQDAVEDFKAKYEDEINKRTAAENEFVVLKKDVDAAYMNKVEMESKVDSLNDEINFLRALHEAEIAQMQAQISDTSVVLSMDNNRSLDLDTIITEVKAQYEDIANRSRQEAESWYQTKYEELQMSAGRHGDDLRSTKTEISELNRMINRLRSEIESVKKQCAKLQTAIADAEQRGELAVTDAKKKLAELEAALQKAKQDMALQLREYQELMNVKLALDVEIATYRKLLEGEECRLTGEGVGPVNISVVSSSYGGSSGVGQGYGIGGGVGQGYGIGGGFSSGSGSGYGGGIGGGSFTSSSGKMANFGSGGGSGSSVKIVSKTSTSSRRY, encoded by the exons ATGTCTCGCCAAACAACTTTTACAAAAACCTCCAGCGCTGCTTCTGCAGCTCCATCAAGGCCAAACCGAAGTGGCTTCAGCTCATTCTCTGTCTctcgtagtggtggtggtggccggGTAAGCTCTGGTGGCTTTGGCAGCAGAAGTCTTAGTGGCTTAGGAGTAAACAAAAGAATTTCATTGGGCTCTCAGTCCCGCCATGGATATGGGTCTGGGTTTGGAGCTGGTAGTGGAGCAGGCTTTGGTATAAGTTATGGATATGGTGCTGGGCAAGGATATGGTGCTGGGCAAGGATTTGCTGCTGGGCAAGGATTTGGAGGTGGACCAGGATTTCCAGTGTGCCCACCTGGAGGAATCCAAGAAGTCACAATTAATCAAAGCCTTTTAACTCCTCTCAATTTGCAAGTTGACCCAAATGTTCAAAGAGTGCGCACAGAAGAAAGAGAACAGATGAAGActctcaacaacaaatttgcatccTTCATCGACAAG GTACGTTTCCTAGAGCAACAGAACAAGGTTTTGGAAACTAAATGGAACCTCCTGCAAGAACAGGGAGTCAAAACAGTTAGAAGTAACATTGAGCCCATGTTTGAAGCCTACTGTAATCAACTCCGGAGACACTTAGACTCTCTAACAGCTGAGAAGTCTCGTTTGGAAGCAGATTTCAGACACAATCAAGATGCTGTAGAGGATTTCAAGGCAAA ATATGAAGATGAAATTAACAAGAGAACAGCAGCAGAGAACGAATTTGTGGTGCTCAAAAAG GATGTGGATGCTGCCTACATGAACAAAGTAGAGATGGAATCTAAGGTGGATTCTCTGAATGATGAGATCAACTTCTTGAGGGCCCTGCATGAAGCG GAAATTGCCCAGATGCAGGCACAAATCTCAGACACATCTGTGGTTTTATCTATGGACAATAACAGATCTTTGGACCTTGATACCATCATCACAGAGGTCAAGGCTCAGTATGAAGACATTGCCAACAGAAGCCGACAGGAAGCCGAGTCTTGGTACCAAACTAAG TATGAGGAGCTCCAAATGTCTGCTGGAAGACATGGTGATGATCTGAGAAGCACAAAGACTGAAATTTCAGAGCTAAACCGTATGATTAACAGACTGCGTTCTGAGATTGAGAGCGTGAAGAAACAA tgTGCCAAGCTGCAGACTGCTATTGCTgatgcagagcagagaggagagcTTGCAGTGACAGATGCCAAGAAGAAGCTTGCCGAGCTGGAGGCTGCTCTACAGAAGGCCAAGCAGGACATGGCTCTCCAACTGCGTGAATACCAGGAGCTGATGAATGTCAAACTGGCTCTGGATGTTGAGATTGCCACTTACAGGAAACTGCTGGAAGGAGAGGAGTGCAG gttAACTGGAGAAGGTGTAGGACCTGTAAACATTT CCGTTGTAAGTTCATCCTATGGAGGTAGCA GTGGAGTTGGTCAAGGCTATGGCATTGGAGGTGGAGTTGGTCAAGGCTATGGCATTGGAG GTGGATTTAGCTCAGGCAGTGGAAGCGGATATGGTGGAGGTATCGGTGGAGGAAGTTTCACTtccagcagtggaaaaatggcaaattttggctccggaggtggcagcggctcAAGTGTAAAAATTGTTTCAAAAACCTCCACAAGTTCCCGGAGGTATTAA
- the LOC120996194 gene encoding keratin, type II cytoskeletal 6A-like isoform X7, with the protein MSRQTTFTKTSSAASAAPSRPNRSGFSSFSVSRSGGGGRVSSGGFGSRSLSGLGVNKRISLGSQSRHGYGSGFGAGSGAGFGISYGYGAGQGYGAGQGFAAGQGFGGGPGFPVCPPGGIQEVTINQSLLTPLNLQVDPNVQRVRTEEREQMKTLNNKFASFIDKVRFLEQQNKVLETKWNLLQEQGVKTVRSNIEPMFEAYCNQLRRHLDSLTAEKSRLEADFRHNQDAVEDFKAKYEDEINKRTAAENEFVVLKKDVDAAYMNKVEMESKVDSLNDEINFLRALHEAEIAQMQAQISDTSVVLSMDNNRSLDLDTIITEVKAQYEDIANRSRQEAESWYQTKYEELQMSAGRHGDDLRSTKTEISELNRMINRLRSEIESVKKQCAKLQTAIADAEQRGELAVTDAKKKLAELEAALQKAKQDMALQLREYQELMNVKLALDVEIATYRKLLEGEECRLTGEGVGPVNISVVSS; encoded by the exons ATGTCTCGCCAAACAACTTTTACAAAAACCTCCAGCGCTGCTTCTGCAGCTCCATCAAGGCCAAACCGAAGTGGCTTCAGCTCATTCTCTGTCTctcgtagtggtggtggtggccggGTAAGCTCTGGTGGCTTTGGCAGCAGAAGTCTTAGTGGCTTAGGAGTAAACAAAAGAATTTCATTGGGCTCTCAGTCCCGCCATGGATATGGGTCTGGGTTTGGAGCTGGTAGTGGAGCAGGCTTTGGTATAAGTTATGGATATGGTGCTGGGCAAGGATATGGTGCTGGGCAAGGATTTGCTGCTGGGCAAGGATTTGGAGGTGGACCAGGATTTCCAGTGTGCCCACCTGGAGGAATCCAAGAAGTCACAATTAATCAAAGCCTTTTAACTCCTCTCAATTTGCAAGTTGACCCAAATGTTCAAAGAGTGCGCACAGAAGAAAGAGAACAGATGAAGActctcaacaacaaatttgcatccTTCATCGACAAG GTACGTTTCCTAGAGCAACAGAACAAGGTTTTGGAAACTAAATGGAACCTCCTGCAAGAACAGGGAGTCAAAACAGTTAGAAGTAACATTGAGCCCATGTTTGAAGCCTACTGTAATCAACTCCGGAGACACTTAGACTCTCTAACAGCTGAGAAGTCTCGTTTGGAAGCAGATTTCAGACACAATCAAGATGCTGTAGAGGATTTCAAGGCAAA ATATGAAGATGAAATTAACAAGAGAACAGCAGCAGAGAACGAATTTGTGGTGCTCAAAAAG GATGTGGATGCTGCCTACATGAACAAAGTAGAGATGGAATCTAAGGTGGATTCTCTGAATGATGAGATCAACTTCTTGAGGGCCCTGCATGAAGCG GAAATTGCCCAGATGCAGGCACAAATCTCAGACACATCTGTGGTTTTATCTATGGACAATAACAGATCTTTGGACCTTGATACCATCATCACAGAGGTCAAGGCTCAGTATGAAGACATTGCCAACAGAAGCCGACAGGAAGCCGAGTCTTGGTACCAAACTAAG TATGAGGAGCTCCAAATGTCTGCTGGAAGACATGGTGATGATCTGAGAAGCACAAAGACTGAAATTTCAGAGCTAAACCGTATGATTAACAGACTGCGTTCTGAGATTGAGAGCGTGAAGAAACAA tgTGCCAAGCTGCAGACTGCTATTGCTgatgcagagcagagaggagagcTTGCAGTGACAGATGCCAAGAAGAAGCTTGCCGAGCTGGAGGCTGCTCTACAGAAGGCCAAGCAGGACATGGCTCTCCAACTGCGTGAATACCAGGAGCTGATGAATGTCAAACTGGCTCTGGATGTTGAGATTGCCACTTACAGGAAACTGCTGGAAGGAGAGGAGTGCAG
- the LOC120996194 gene encoding keratin, type II cytoskeletal 5-like isoform X2, which translates to MSRQTTFTKTSSAASAAPSRPNRSGFSSFSVSRSGGGGRVSSGGFGSRSLSGLGVNKRISLGSQSRHGYGSGFGAGSGAGFGISYGYGAGQGYGAGQGFAAGQGFGGGPGFPVCPPGGIQEVTINQSLLTPLNLQVDPNVQRVRTEEREQMKTLNNKFASFIDKVRFLEQQNKVLETKWNLLQEQGVKTVRSNIEPMFEAYCNQLRRHLDSLTAEKSRLEADFRHNQDAVEDFKAKYEDEINKRTAAENEFVVLKKDVDAAYMNKVEMESKVDSLNDEINFLRALHEAEIAQMQAQISDTSVVLSMDNNRSLDLDTIITEVKAQYEDIANRSRQEAESWYQTKYEELQMSAGRHGDDLRSTKTEISELNRMINRLRSEIESVKKQCAKLQTAIADAEQRGELAVTDAKKKLAELEAALQKAKQDMALQLREYQELMNVKLALDVEIATYRKLLEGEECRLTGEGVGPVNISVVSSSYGGSSGVGQGYGIGGGVGQGYGIGGGVGQGYGIGGGVGQGYGIGGGFSSGSGSGYGGGIGGGSFTSSSGKMANFGSGGGSGSSVKIVSKTSTSSRRY; encoded by the exons ATGTCTCGCCAAACAACTTTTACAAAAACCTCCAGCGCTGCTTCTGCAGCTCCATCAAGGCCAAACCGAAGTGGCTTCAGCTCATTCTCTGTCTctcgtagtggtggtggtggccggGTAAGCTCTGGTGGCTTTGGCAGCAGAAGTCTTAGTGGCTTAGGAGTAAACAAAAGAATTTCATTGGGCTCTCAGTCCCGCCATGGATATGGGTCTGGGTTTGGAGCTGGTAGTGGAGCAGGCTTTGGTATAAGTTATGGATATGGTGCTGGGCAAGGATATGGTGCTGGGCAAGGATTTGCTGCTGGGCAAGGATTTGGAGGTGGACCAGGATTTCCAGTGTGCCCACCTGGAGGAATCCAAGAAGTCACAATTAATCAAAGCCTTTTAACTCCTCTCAATTTGCAAGTTGACCCAAATGTTCAAAGAGTGCGCACAGAAGAAAGAGAACAGATGAAGActctcaacaacaaatttgcatccTTCATCGACAAG GTACGTTTCCTAGAGCAACAGAACAAGGTTTTGGAAACTAAATGGAACCTCCTGCAAGAACAGGGAGTCAAAACAGTTAGAAGTAACATTGAGCCCATGTTTGAAGCCTACTGTAATCAACTCCGGAGACACTTAGACTCTCTAACAGCTGAGAAGTCTCGTTTGGAAGCAGATTTCAGACACAATCAAGATGCTGTAGAGGATTTCAAGGCAAA ATATGAAGATGAAATTAACAAGAGAACAGCAGCAGAGAACGAATTTGTGGTGCTCAAAAAG GATGTGGATGCTGCCTACATGAACAAAGTAGAGATGGAATCTAAGGTGGATTCTCTGAATGATGAGATCAACTTCTTGAGGGCCCTGCATGAAGCG GAAATTGCCCAGATGCAGGCACAAATCTCAGACACATCTGTGGTTTTATCTATGGACAATAACAGATCTTTGGACCTTGATACCATCATCACAGAGGTCAAGGCTCAGTATGAAGACATTGCCAACAGAAGCCGACAGGAAGCCGAGTCTTGGTACCAAACTAAG TATGAGGAGCTCCAAATGTCTGCTGGAAGACATGGTGATGATCTGAGAAGCACAAAGACTGAAATTTCAGAGCTAAACCGTATGATTAACAGACTGCGTTCTGAGATTGAGAGCGTGAAGAAACAA tgTGCCAAGCTGCAGACTGCTATTGCTgatgcagagcagagaggagagcTTGCAGTGACAGATGCCAAGAAGAAGCTTGCCGAGCTGGAGGCTGCTCTACAGAAGGCCAAGCAGGACATGGCTCTCCAACTGCGTGAATACCAGGAGCTGATGAATGTCAAACTGGCTCTGGATGTTGAGATTGCCACTTACAGGAAACTGCTGGAAGGAGAGGAGTGCAG gttAACTGGAGAAGGTGTAGGACCTGTAAACATTT CCGTTGTAAGTTCATCCTATGGAGGTAGCA GTGGAGTTGGTCAAGGCTATGGCATTGGAGGTGGAGTTGGTCAAGGCTATGGCATTGGAGGTGGAGTTGGTCAAGGTTATGGCATTGGAGGTGGAGTTGGTCAAGGCTATGGCATCGGAGGTGGATTTAGCTCAGGCAGTGGAAGCGGATATGGTGGAGGTATCGGTGGAGGAAGTTTCACTtccagcagtggaaaaatggcaaattttggctccggaggtggcagcggctcAAGTGTAAAAATTGTTTCAAAAACCTCCACAAGTTCCCGGAGGTATTAA
- the LOC120996194 gene encoding keratin, type II cytoskeletal 5-like isoform X1 — MSRQTTFTKTSSAASAAPSRPNRSGFSSFSVSRSGGGGRVSSGGFGSRSLSGLGVNKRISLGSQSRHGYGSGFGAGSGAGFGISYGYGAGQGYGAGQGFAAGQGFGGGPGFPVCPPGGIQEVTINQSLLTPLNLQVDPNVQRVRTEEREQMKTLNNKFASFIDKVRFLEQQNKVLETKWNLLQEQGVKTVRSNIEPMFEAYCNQLRRHLDSLTAEKSRLEADFRHNQDAVEDFKAKYEDEINKRTAAENEFVVLKKDVDAAYMNKVEMESKVDSLNDEINFLRALHEAEIAQMQAQISDTSVVLSMDNNRSLDLDTIITEVKAQYEDIANRSRQEAESWYQTKYEELQMSAGRHGDDLRSTKTEISELNRMINRLRSEIESVKKQCAKLQTAIADAEQRGELAVTDAKKKLAELEAALQKAKQDMALQLREYQELMNVKLALDVEIATYRKLLEGEECRLTGEGVGPVNISVVSSSYGGSSGVGQGYGIGGGVGQGYGIGGGVGQGYGIGGGVGQGYGIGGGVGQGYGIGGGFSSGSGSGYGGGIGGGSFTSSSGKMANFGSGGGSGSSVKIVSKTSTSSRRY; from the exons ATGTCTCGCCAAACAACTTTTACAAAAACCTCCAGCGCTGCTTCTGCAGCTCCATCAAGGCCAAACCGAAGTGGCTTCAGCTCATTCTCTGTCTctcgtagtggtggtggtggccggGTAAGCTCTGGTGGCTTTGGCAGCAGAAGTCTTAGTGGCTTAGGAGTAAACAAAAGAATTTCATTGGGCTCTCAGTCCCGCCATGGATATGGGTCTGGGTTTGGAGCTGGTAGTGGAGCAGGCTTTGGTATAAGTTATGGATATGGTGCTGGGCAAGGATATGGTGCTGGGCAAGGATTTGCTGCTGGGCAAGGATTTGGAGGTGGACCAGGATTTCCAGTGTGCCCACCTGGAGGAATCCAAGAAGTCACAATTAATCAAAGCCTTTTAACTCCTCTCAATTTGCAAGTTGACCCAAATGTTCAAAGAGTGCGCACAGAAGAAAGAGAACAGATGAAGActctcaacaacaaatttgcatccTTCATCGACAAG GTACGTTTCCTAGAGCAACAGAACAAGGTTTTGGAAACTAAATGGAACCTCCTGCAAGAACAGGGAGTCAAAACAGTTAGAAGTAACATTGAGCCCATGTTTGAAGCCTACTGTAATCAACTCCGGAGACACTTAGACTCTCTAACAGCTGAGAAGTCTCGTTTGGAAGCAGATTTCAGACACAATCAAGATGCTGTAGAGGATTTCAAGGCAAA ATATGAAGATGAAATTAACAAGAGAACAGCAGCAGAGAACGAATTTGTGGTGCTCAAAAAG GATGTGGATGCTGCCTACATGAACAAAGTAGAGATGGAATCTAAGGTGGATTCTCTGAATGATGAGATCAACTTCTTGAGGGCCCTGCATGAAGCG GAAATTGCCCAGATGCAGGCACAAATCTCAGACACATCTGTGGTTTTATCTATGGACAATAACAGATCTTTGGACCTTGATACCATCATCACAGAGGTCAAGGCTCAGTATGAAGACATTGCCAACAGAAGCCGACAGGAAGCCGAGTCTTGGTACCAAACTAAG TATGAGGAGCTCCAAATGTCTGCTGGAAGACATGGTGATGATCTGAGAAGCACAAAGACTGAAATTTCAGAGCTAAACCGTATGATTAACAGACTGCGTTCTGAGATTGAGAGCGTGAAGAAACAA tgTGCCAAGCTGCAGACTGCTATTGCTgatgcagagcagagaggagagcTTGCAGTGACAGATGCCAAGAAGAAGCTTGCCGAGCTGGAGGCTGCTCTACAGAAGGCCAAGCAGGACATGGCTCTCCAACTGCGTGAATACCAGGAGCTGATGAATGTCAAACTGGCTCTGGATGTTGAGATTGCCACTTACAGGAAACTGCTGGAAGGAGAGGAGTGCAG gttAACTGGAGAAGGTGTAGGACCTGTAAACATTT CCGTTGTAAGTTCATCCTATGGAGGTAGCAGTGGAGTTGGTCAAGGCTATGGCATTGGAGGTGGAGTTGGTCAAGGCTATGGCATTGGAGGTGGAGTTGGTCAAGGCTATGGCATTGGAGGTGGAGTTGGTCAAGGTTATGGCATTGGAGGTGGAGTTGGTCAAGGCTATGGCATCGGAGGTGGATTTAGCTCAGGCAGTGGAAGCGGATATGGTGGAGGTATCGGTGGAGGAAGTTTCACTtccagcagtggaaaaatggcaaattttggctccggaggtggcagcggctcAAGTGTAAAAATTGTTTCAAAAACCTCCACAAGTTCCCGGAGGTATTAA
- the LOC120996194 gene encoding keratin, type II cytoskeletal 5-like isoform X5 translates to MSRQTTFTKTSSAASAAPSRPNRSGFSSFSVSRSGGGGRVSSGGFGSRSLSGLGVNKRISLGSQSRHGYGSGFGAGSGAGFGISYGYGAGQGYGAGQGFAAGQGFGGGPGFPVCPPGGIQEVTINQSLLTPLNLQVDPNVQRVRTEEREQMKTLNNKFASFIDKVRFLEQQNKVLETKWNLLQEQGVKTVRSNIEPMFEAYCNQLRRHLDSLTAEKSRLEADFRHNQDAVEDFKAKYEDEINKRTAAENEFVVLKKDVDAAYMNKVEMESKVDSLNDEINFLRALHEAEIAQMQAQISDTSVVLSMDNNRSLDLDTIITEVKAQYEDIANRSRQEAESWYQTKYEELQMSAGRHGDDLRSTKTEISELNRMINRLRSEIESVKKQCAKLQTAIADAEQRGELAVTDAKKKLAELEAALQKAKQDMALQLREYQELMNVKLALDVEIATYRKLLEGEECRLTGEGVGPVNISVVSSSYGGSSGVGQGYGIGGGVGQGYGIGGGFSSGSGSGYGGGIGGGSFTSSSGKMANFGSGGGSGSSVKIVSKTSTSSRRY, encoded by the exons ATGTCTCGCCAAACAACTTTTACAAAAACCTCCAGCGCTGCTTCTGCAGCTCCATCAAGGCCAAACCGAAGTGGCTTCAGCTCATTCTCTGTCTctcgtagtggtggtggtggccggGTAAGCTCTGGTGGCTTTGGCAGCAGAAGTCTTAGTGGCTTAGGAGTAAACAAAAGAATTTCATTGGGCTCTCAGTCCCGCCATGGATATGGGTCTGGGTTTGGAGCTGGTAGTGGAGCAGGCTTTGGTATAAGTTATGGATATGGTGCTGGGCAAGGATATGGTGCTGGGCAAGGATTTGCTGCTGGGCAAGGATTTGGAGGTGGACCAGGATTTCCAGTGTGCCCACCTGGAGGAATCCAAGAAGTCACAATTAATCAAAGCCTTTTAACTCCTCTCAATTTGCAAGTTGACCCAAATGTTCAAAGAGTGCGCACAGAAGAAAGAGAACAGATGAAGActctcaacaacaaatttgcatccTTCATCGACAAG GTACGTTTCCTAGAGCAACAGAACAAGGTTTTGGAAACTAAATGGAACCTCCTGCAAGAACAGGGAGTCAAAACAGTTAGAAGTAACATTGAGCCCATGTTTGAAGCCTACTGTAATCAACTCCGGAGACACTTAGACTCTCTAACAGCTGAGAAGTCTCGTTTGGAAGCAGATTTCAGACACAATCAAGATGCTGTAGAGGATTTCAAGGCAAA ATATGAAGATGAAATTAACAAGAGAACAGCAGCAGAGAACGAATTTGTGGTGCTCAAAAAG GATGTGGATGCTGCCTACATGAACAAAGTAGAGATGGAATCTAAGGTGGATTCTCTGAATGATGAGATCAACTTCTTGAGGGCCCTGCATGAAGCG GAAATTGCCCAGATGCAGGCACAAATCTCAGACACATCTGTGGTTTTATCTATGGACAATAACAGATCTTTGGACCTTGATACCATCATCACAGAGGTCAAGGCTCAGTATGAAGACATTGCCAACAGAAGCCGACAGGAAGCCGAGTCTTGGTACCAAACTAAG TATGAGGAGCTCCAAATGTCTGCTGGAAGACATGGTGATGATCTGAGAAGCACAAAGACTGAAATTTCAGAGCTAAACCGTATGATTAACAGACTGCGTTCTGAGATTGAGAGCGTGAAGAAACAA tgTGCCAAGCTGCAGACTGCTATTGCTgatgcagagcagagaggagagcTTGCAGTGACAGATGCCAAGAAGAAGCTTGCCGAGCTGGAGGCTGCTCTACAGAAGGCCAAGCAGGACATGGCTCTCCAACTGCGTGAATACCAGGAGCTGATGAATGTCAAACTGGCTCTGGATGTTGAGATTGCCACTTACAGGAAACTGCTGGAAGGAGAGGAGTGCAG gttAACTGGAGAAGGTGTAGGACCTGTAAACATTT CCGTTGTAAGTTCATCCTATGGAGGTAGCAGTGGAGTTGGTCAAGGCTATGGCATTGGAGGTGGAGTTGGTCAAGGCTATGGCATTGGAG GTGGATTTAGCTCAGGCAGTGGAAGCGGATATGGTGGAGGTATCGGTGGAGGAAGTTTCACTtccagcagtggaaaaatggcaaattttggctccggaggtggcagcggctcAAGTGTAAAAATTGTTTCAAAAACCTCCACAAGTTCCCGGAGGTATTAA
- the LOC120996194 gene encoding keratin, type II cytoskeletal 5-like isoform X4: MSRQTTFTKTSSAASAAPSRPNRSGFSSFSVSRSGGGGRVSSGGFGSRSLSGLGVNKRISLGSQSRHGYGSGFGAGSGAGFGISYGYGAGQGYGAGQGFAAGQGFGGGPGFPVCPPGGIQEVTINQSLLTPLNLQVDPNVQRVRTEEREQMKTLNNKFASFIDKVRFLEQQNKVLETKWNLLQEQGVKTVRSNIEPMFEAYCNQLRRHLDSLTAEKSRLEADFRHNQDAVEDFKAKYEDEINKRTAAENEFVVLKKDVDAAYMNKVEMESKVDSLNDEINFLRALHEAEIAQMQAQISDTSVVLSMDNNRSLDLDTIITEVKAQYEDIANRSRQEAESWYQTKYEELQMSAGRHGDDLRSTKTEISELNRMINRLRSEIESVKKQCAKLQTAIADAEQRGELAVTDAKKKLAELEAALQKAKQDMALQLREYQELMNVKLALDVEIATYRKLLEGEECRLTGEGVGPVNISVVSSSYGGSSGVGQGYGIGGGVGQGYGIGGGVGQGYGIGGGVGGSGYGGGIGGGSFTSSSGKMANFGSGGGSGSSVKIVSKTSTSSRRY; this comes from the exons ATGTCTCGCCAAACAACTTTTACAAAAACCTCCAGCGCTGCTTCTGCAGCTCCATCAAGGCCAAACCGAAGTGGCTTCAGCTCATTCTCTGTCTctcgtagtggtggtggtggccggGTAAGCTCTGGTGGCTTTGGCAGCAGAAGTCTTAGTGGCTTAGGAGTAAACAAAAGAATTTCATTGGGCTCTCAGTCCCGCCATGGATATGGGTCTGGGTTTGGAGCTGGTAGTGGAGCAGGCTTTGGTATAAGTTATGGATATGGTGCTGGGCAAGGATATGGTGCTGGGCAAGGATTTGCTGCTGGGCAAGGATTTGGAGGTGGACCAGGATTTCCAGTGTGCCCACCTGGAGGAATCCAAGAAGTCACAATTAATCAAAGCCTTTTAACTCCTCTCAATTTGCAAGTTGACCCAAATGTTCAAAGAGTGCGCACAGAAGAAAGAGAACAGATGAAGActctcaacaacaaatttgcatccTTCATCGACAAG GTACGTTTCCTAGAGCAACAGAACAAGGTTTTGGAAACTAAATGGAACCTCCTGCAAGAACAGGGAGTCAAAACAGTTAGAAGTAACATTGAGCCCATGTTTGAAGCCTACTGTAATCAACTCCGGAGACACTTAGACTCTCTAACAGCTGAGAAGTCTCGTTTGGAAGCAGATTTCAGACACAATCAAGATGCTGTAGAGGATTTCAAGGCAAA ATATGAAGATGAAATTAACAAGAGAACAGCAGCAGAGAACGAATTTGTGGTGCTCAAAAAG GATGTGGATGCTGCCTACATGAACAAAGTAGAGATGGAATCTAAGGTGGATTCTCTGAATGATGAGATCAACTTCTTGAGGGCCCTGCATGAAGCG GAAATTGCCCAGATGCAGGCACAAATCTCAGACACATCTGTGGTTTTATCTATGGACAATAACAGATCTTTGGACCTTGATACCATCATCACAGAGGTCAAGGCTCAGTATGAAGACATTGCCAACAGAAGCCGACAGGAAGCCGAGTCTTGGTACCAAACTAAG TATGAGGAGCTCCAAATGTCTGCTGGAAGACATGGTGATGATCTGAGAAGCACAAAGACTGAAATTTCAGAGCTAAACCGTATGATTAACAGACTGCGTTCTGAGATTGAGAGCGTGAAGAAACAA tgTGCCAAGCTGCAGACTGCTATTGCTgatgcagagcagagaggagagcTTGCAGTGACAGATGCCAAGAAGAAGCTTGCCGAGCTGGAGGCTGCTCTACAGAAGGCCAAGCAGGACATGGCTCTCCAACTGCGTGAATACCAGGAGCTGATGAATGTCAAACTGGCTCTGGATGTTGAGATTGCCACTTACAGGAAACTGCTGGAAGGAGAGGAGTGCAG gttAACTGGAGAAGGTGTAGGACCTGTAAACATTT CCGTTGTAAGTTCATCCTATGGAGGTAGCAGTGGAGTTGGTCAAGGCTATGGCATTGGAGGTGGAGTTGGTCAAGGCTATGGCATTGGAGGTGGAGTTGGTCAAGGCTATGGCATTGGAGGTGGAGTTG GTGGAAGCGGATATGGTGGAGGTATCGGTGGAGGAAGTTTCACTtccagcagtggaaaaatggcaaattttggctccggaggtggcagcggctcAAGTGTAAAAATTGTTTCAAAAACCTCCACAAGTTCCCGGAGGTATTAA